From Streptomyces chrestomyceticus JCM 4735, one genomic window encodes:
- a CDS encoding SixA phosphatase family protein, with product MSAETPRRIVLLRHAKADWSQESDHERPLAERGRKDAPVAGHWLAGAGITPDLTLCSTAARTRETWKLVVGELPQRPKTVYDERLYEASLGELIAVLNETSDDVTDLMLVGHNPGMHALADALAGEAEGDLLARMNRSGFPTSAIAVLTFTGSWKTVEHGVGRLAAFWAPHA from the coding sequence ATGAGCGCCGAAACACCTCGCCGGATTGTCCTTCTCCGCCATGCCAAGGCCGACTGGTCGCAGGAGAGCGACCACGAGCGCCCCCTCGCGGAGCGAGGCCGTAAGGACGCCCCGGTCGCCGGTCACTGGCTGGCCGGAGCCGGGATCACCCCCGACCTGACCCTGTGCTCGACCGCCGCGCGTACGCGCGAGACCTGGAAGCTCGTCGTGGGCGAGCTGCCGCAGCGCCCGAAGACCGTCTACGACGAGCGGCTGTACGAAGCCTCCCTCGGCGAACTGATCGCTGTGCTGAACGAGACCTCCGACGACGTGACCGACCTGATGCTGGTCGGCCACAACCCCGGGATGCACGCCCTCGCCGACGCGCTGGCGGGCGAGGCCGAGGGCGACCTGCTGGCCCGGATGAACCGCAGCGGCTTCCCGACCTCCGCGATCGCCGTGCTGACCTTCACCGGCTCCTGGAAGACGGTCGAGCACGGCGTCGGCCGCCTGGCCGCGTTCTGGGCGCCGCACGCCTGA
- a CDS encoding CynX/NimT family MFS transporter — MTDDSLATLGPGTGAPDTPPERRPADGSGPAAAPEPARAPAVRRGLPFLMVAGLALAALNLRPAITSLGPLMEEVRSGLGMSATVAGLLTSVPALCFAVFGTAAPRLARRFGPGAVVCAGMAAIAIGVVVRPYTGSTAGFLAATALALAGIAVSNVLLPVVIKTWFPDRVGPLTGLYSMALALGSALAAALTVPVTTVLSGSWQSGLAVWAVLAVLAVLPWLTVVRGRRAADGTGARGPAVPAATLRVSTSPTAWALAVFFGLQATAAYITMGWMAQIFRDAGVPAGTAGVLLAVTMAIGIPLSFVLPRVAARMRNQGPLAVGLGLCGLAGYAGLWLAPASGAWLWTLLMGISNCSFPLALTMIGMRSRSAEGVVRLSAFVQSVGYLISIPGPLLVAALYQHSGGWGLPIALMAGLMVPQMAVGMLAGRDRRMEDEAEVRH, encoded by the coding sequence ATGACAGACGACTCCCTCGCGACCCTCGGCCCCGGCACCGGGGCCCCGGACACCCCGCCGGAGCGGCGCCCGGCCGACGGGTCCGGGCCCGCCGCGGCGCCGGAGCCGGCCCGCGCCCCGGCCGTCCGGCGAGGGCTGCCGTTCCTCATGGTCGCCGGCCTGGCCCTGGCCGCCCTCAACCTCCGCCCCGCCATCACCAGCCTCGGCCCGCTCATGGAAGAGGTCCGGTCCGGCCTGGGCATGAGCGCCACCGTGGCCGGGCTGCTCACCTCCGTACCCGCCCTGTGCTTCGCGGTCTTCGGCACCGCCGCGCCGCGGCTGGCCCGGCGCTTCGGCCCGGGCGCGGTCGTCTGCGCGGGCATGGCCGCGATCGCCATCGGTGTCGTCGTACGGCCCTACACCGGCAGCACCGCCGGCTTCCTCGCCGCCACCGCGCTGGCCCTCGCGGGCATCGCGGTCAGCAACGTCCTGCTGCCGGTGGTCATCAAGACCTGGTTCCCGGACCGGGTCGGCCCGCTGACCGGCCTGTACTCGATGGCGCTCGCCCTGGGCAGCGCGCTCGCCGCGGCGCTGACCGTCCCCGTCACGACCGTACTCAGCGGGAGCTGGCAGTCCGGGCTCGCGGTGTGGGCGGTGCTCGCCGTCCTCGCCGTCCTGCCCTGGCTCACGGTCGTCCGCGGCCGCCGGGCGGCGGACGGCACGGGCGCCCGGGGGCCCGCCGTACCGGCCGCCACGCTGCGGGTGAGCACCTCGCCGACCGCCTGGGCACTGGCCGTCTTCTTCGGCCTCCAGGCCACCGCCGCCTACATCACGATGGGCTGGATGGCGCAGATCTTCCGCGACGCCGGGGTCCCGGCGGGCACCGCGGGCGTGCTGCTCGCCGTCACCATGGCGATCGGCATACCGCTGTCCTTCGTCCTGCCGCGGGTGGCCGCCCGGATGCGCAACCAGGGACCGCTGGCCGTCGGACTCGGCCTGTGCGGGCTGGCCGGTTACGCCGGACTGTGGCTGGCCCCGGCCTCCGGCGCCTGGCTCTGGACGCTGCTGATGGGCATCTCCAACTGCTCCTTCCCGCTGGCCCTCACCATGATCGGAATGCGCTCGCGCAGCGCCGAAGGCGTCGTACGGCTGTCCGCCTTCGTACAGAGCGTCGGCTACCTGATCTCCATCCCCGGGCCGCTGCTGGTGGCCGCGCTCTACCAGCACAGCGGCGGCTGGGGGCTGCCCATCGCGCTGATGGCCGGGCTGATGGTGCCCCAGATGGCCGTCGGGATGCTCGCGGGCCGGGACCGCCGGATGGAGGACGAGGCCGAGGTGCGACACTGA
- a CDS encoding nitroreductase family protein has translation MSTPTRNWTPTHGDPYRSVPYHPERMPAGESLARAADLRERMDRRRTVRQFSADPVPEQVVKDAIACAATAPSGAHQQPWTFVLVKDPEVRRRIREAAEEEERVSYAGRLGEEWLAALRPLGTDEIKPHLTDAPHLVVVFQQRYWLGPDGTKHKHYYVDESVGIAVGMLLSALHLSGLSALVHTPSPMRFLQEVLERPANEKAFAVIPVGYPARDCRVPDLVRKTLDQVLVEI, from the coding sequence ATGTCGACACCAACGAGGAACTGGACACCGACCCACGGCGATCCCTACCGGTCGGTGCCATACCACCCGGAGCGGATGCCGGCCGGCGAATCGCTGGCCCGCGCCGCCGACCTGCGGGAGCGGATGGACCGGCGGCGGACCGTCCGGCAGTTCTCCGCCGATCCGGTGCCGGAGCAGGTGGTGAAGGACGCCATCGCCTGCGCGGCCACCGCGCCCTCCGGGGCGCATCAGCAGCCCTGGACGTTCGTCCTGGTCAAGGACCCGGAGGTGCGGCGGCGCATCCGGGAGGCCGCGGAAGAGGAGGAACGTGTCTCCTACGCGGGGCGGCTCGGCGAGGAGTGGCTGGCGGCGCTGCGGCCGCTGGGCACGGACGAGATCAAACCGCATCTGACGGACGCGCCGCACCTGGTCGTCGTCTTCCAGCAGCGGTACTGGCTGGGCCCGGACGGCACGAAGCACAAGCACTACTACGTGGACGAGTCGGTGGGCATCGCGGTCGGGATGCTGCTGTCCGCGCTGCACCTGTCGGGCCTGTCGGCGCTGGTGCACACGCCGAGCCCGATGCGCTTCCTCCAGGAGGTGCTGGAGCGGCCGGCCAACGAGAAGGCGTTCGCCGTGATTCCGGTCGGATATCCGGCGCGGGACTGTCGCGTACCGGATCTGGTCCGAAAGACCCTGGACCAGGTGCTGGTGGAGATCTAA
- a CDS encoding FadR/GntR family transcriptional regulator, whose protein sequence is MPLTSPRRSALADQVITQLRAQITSGEWPVGSRIPTEPELVEQLGVARNTVREAVRALAHNGLLDIRQGSGTYVAATSELAGVMNRRFADADPGHVAELRSALEATAARLAARRRTDQDLRQLDAALERRERAWESGAATAFVEADATLHMAVVAASHNDVLAELYADLGGVLREFLRADVGDVLRPEAHVDHARLVAAIRAGDDERAAAEASAHPYGCRLGSRAGG, encoded by the coding sequence ATGCCACTGACCTCGCCCCGGCGCTCCGCGCTGGCGGACCAGGTGATCACCCAGCTACGGGCGCAGATCACGTCCGGCGAATGGCCGGTGGGCTCCCGCATTCCGACCGAGCCCGAACTGGTCGAACAGCTCGGGGTGGCCCGCAACACCGTCCGCGAGGCCGTACGGGCCCTGGCGCACAACGGCCTGCTGGACATCCGCCAGGGCTCGGGCACGTACGTGGCCGCGACCAGCGAACTGGCCGGGGTGATGAACCGCCGCTTCGCGGACGCCGACCCCGGGCACGTGGCGGAGCTGCGCAGCGCGCTGGAGGCGACAGCGGCGCGGCTGGCCGCCCGGCGCCGCACCGACCAGGACCTGCGGCAGCTCGACGCCGCGCTGGAGCGGCGCGAGCGGGCCTGGGAGTCCGGCGCGGCGACCGCCTTCGTGGAGGCCGACGCGACACTGCACATGGCGGTCGTCGCGGCCTCGCACAACGACGTGCTGGCCGAGCTGTACGCCGACCTCGGCGGCGTACTGCGCGAATTCCTGCGCGCCGACGTGGGCGACGTACTGCGGCCCGAGGCGCACGTGGACCACGCACGGCTGGTGGCGGCGATCCGCGCGGGCGACGACGAACGGGCCGCGGCCGAGGCGAGCGCCCACCCCTACGGCTGCCGGCTCGGCTCCCGGGCGGGTGGCTGA
- a CDS encoding SGM_5486 family transporter-associated protein — protein sequence MPVLEPNPPGGQKKLLLVLGAMLAVTAVIAVIASLASP from the coding sequence ATGCCAGTGCTCGAACCGAATCCGCCGGGCGGACAGAAGAAGCTGCTCCTCGTCCTGGGCGCGATGCTCGCCGTGACCGCCGTCATCGCCGTCATCGCGAGCCTCGCCTCACCCTGA
- a CDS encoding transglycosylase SLT domain-containing protein, whose amino-acid sequence MPQHAIPGYARLNRTHKLSAAGVAAAGAAALVFALVPGSADAGQNDQAAPQNVRPVAFSAVDDAAKTQQDTIGKQADASAQQAEKDAAEAKKKAEDAEKEAKAKEEADAKAKAEQERKDQEAASRSADRAAAPAPEPAKTYSNDLDGWIRESLDIMQKQGIPGSYDGIYRNIMRESTGNPQAVNGYDSNAQQGTPSKGLLQVIDPTFQAYHVDGTSWDIFDPVANITAACKYAAATYGSMDNVNSAY is encoded by the coding sequence ATGCCCCAGCACGCCATTCCCGGCTACGCCCGCCTGAACCGGACGCACAAGCTCTCGGCCGCCGGCGTCGCCGCGGCAGGTGCCGCCGCCCTGGTCTTCGCCCTCGTCCCGGGTTCGGCGGACGCCGGCCAGAACGACCAGGCCGCCCCCCAGAACGTCCGGCCGGTCGCCTTCAGCGCGGTCGACGACGCGGCCAAGACCCAGCAGGACACCATCGGCAAGCAGGCGGACGCCTCCGCGCAGCAGGCCGAGAAGGACGCCGCCGAGGCCAAGAAGAAGGCCGAAGACGCCGAGAAGGAAGCCAAGGCCAAGGAAGAGGCCGACGCCAAGGCCAAGGCCGAGCAGGAGCGCAAGGACCAGGAGGCCGCGAGCCGGTCCGCCGACCGCGCCGCCGCCCCGGCCCCGGAGCCGGCCAAGACGTACAGCAACGACCTGGACGGCTGGATCCGCGAGTCGCTGGACATCATGCAGAAGCAGGGCATCCCCGGCTCCTACGACGGCATCTACCGCAACATCATGCGGGAGTCGACCGGCAACCCGCAGGCCGTCAACGGCTACGACTCCAACGCGCAGCAGGGCACCCCGTCCAAGGGCCTGCTCCAGGTCATCGACCCGACGTTCCAGGCGTACCACGTCGACGGCACGTCCTGGGACATCTTCGACCCGGTCGCCAACATCACCGCCGCGTGCAAGTACGCCGCCGCGACCTACGGCTCGATGGACAACGTGAACTCCGCGTACTGA
- the serB gene encoding phosphoserine phosphatase SerB, giving the protein MSASQIPPATAVPGDDVPTLLVKIFGKDRPGITAGLFDTLAAYSVDVVDIEQVVTRGRIVLCVLITSPVPAGGSSGVTEGDLRATVHSWAESLNLQAEIISGIGDNRPRGTGRSHVTVLGHPLTAESTAAIAAAITGTGGNIDRIFRLAKYPVTAVEFAVSGTPTEPLRTALATEAAALGVDVAVVASGLQRRAQRLVVMDVDSTLIQDEVIELFAAHAGCEQEVAEVTAAAMRGELDFEESLHARVALLKGLDAGVVELVRKEVRLTPGARTLVRTLKHLGYQVGVVSGGFTQVTDALQEELGLDFASANTLEIVDGKLTGKVTGEIVDRAGKARLLRRFAHEAGVPLAQTVAIGDGANDLDMLNAAGLGVAFNAKPLVRQAAHTAVNVPFLDTVLYLLGITREEVEAADTHDD; this is encoded by the coding sequence ATGAGCGCATCGCAGATCCCGCCTGCCACCGCCGTACCGGGCGACGACGTACCGACCCTTCTCGTCAAGATCTTCGGCAAGGACCGGCCCGGCATCACCGCCGGCCTCTTCGACACTCTCGCCGCCTACTCCGTCGACGTCGTCGACATCGAGCAGGTGGTCACCCGGGGCCGCATCGTGCTGTGCGTCCTGATCACCTCCCCCGTCCCGGCCGGCGGCTCGTCCGGCGTCACCGAGGGCGACCTGCGGGCCACCGTGCATAGCTGGGCCGAGTCGCTGAACCTCCAGGCCGAGATCATCTCGGGGATCGGCGACAACCGGCCGCGCGGCACCGGCCGCTCGCACGTCACCGTGCTCGGCCACCCGCTCACCGCGGAGTCCACCGCCGCCATCGCCGCCGCGATCACCGGCACCGGCGGCAACATCGACCGTATCTTCCGGCTCGCCAAGTACCCCGTCACCGCCGTCGAGTTCGCGGTCTCCGGCACCCCGACCGAGCCGTTGCGCACCGCGCTGGCCACCGAGGCGGCCGCGCTCGGCGTGGATGTCGCGGTGGTCGCCTCGGGGCTCCAGCGCCGGGCGCAGCGGCTGGTCGTCATGGACGTCGACTCCACCCTCATCCAGGACGAGGTCATCGAGCTGTTCGCGGCGCACGCGGGCTGCGAGCAGGAGGTCGCCGAGGTCACCGCGGCGGCCATGCGCGGCGAGCTGGACTTCGAGGAGTCGCTGCACGCCCGCGTCGCGTTGCTGAAGGGGCTGGACGCGGGAGTGGTGGAGCTGGTGCGCAAGGAGGTACGGCTGACTCCCGGCGCGCGGACGCTCGTGCGCACCCTGAAGCACCTGGGGTACCAAGTCGGTGTCGTCTCGGGCGGGTTCACCCAGGTCACCGACGCGCTCCAGGAGGAGCTGGGGCTGGACTTCGCGTCCGCCAACACGCTGGAGATAGTGGACGGCAAGCTCACCGGCAAGGTGACCGGCGAGATCGTGGACCGGGCGGGCAAGGCGCGGCTGCTGCGCCGCTTCGCGCACGAGGCCGGTGTGCCGCTCGCGCAGACCGTCGCGATCGGCGACGGCGCCAACGACCTGGACATGCTGAACGCGGCGGGCCTGGGCGTCGCCTTCAACGCCAAGCCGCTGGTGCGGCAGGCCGCGCACACGGCGGTGAACGTGCCGTTCCTGGACACCGTGCTGTATCTGCTGGGCATCACCCGCGAAGAGGTCGAGGCTGCGGACACCCACGACGACTGA
- a CDS encoding streptophobe family protein, translated as MTAARTAGIRWGDVVLSAVAAVSWAFLAMAGVAALGLHLLGADSAASLGPLTAAAVVLAVGGSVTPSGDVSAFGLDGQAARSAVDLAPLGVGLVGALVLGWVFARSLRRAGATVGWGELTARIGATAGLFVALLAFLAWAGHDSVTIDGKTLAGLGGLIGGGGGGSGGGSGDGGLLDRLRDGLGDLGIGDGGNGNGGLSGQIADLIGAKASVGFAVDTGASLAGGAVWVLGVLVITVLAARRAPLPRALEAAHRFVRPAASALVTVALVAVAAGLAAAGYAAVGDDHPGRVLGAALLAAPNGVWLGIPLGLFVPWHGSASGVLTRFLPDPVDRLLDGRNDIQLTVGRLAELDGRVWLLPVAAALLMLLAGVLTAVRTPREGTRTLPFALRCAAGLGGLTALTLPLWVHLTGVSADASLSVFGFDAFGAGLELRGSVPAAFALGAVWGAAAGLVGGLLACATGAAGRRAVRLPGDAGLSGDAGGRGARTHESRTHDPRTQDARMQDYARTQDYGRTHGRMQEHGRPGGPQDYPDAAYRPGPYTPSPAYRPPHADTNPYMRPPQEPKPPGASPDGPPRPASRAGRAGRRHRRGPSRRPRPGRHRRSNPRTPGTGTRRPPGTRHRRPAAPGAGRRRPLRRPSRTPRWATDTGRRLPRVPRCRRSRAAHRGSGPRGRPRGRLKNHPKARHHPGSQEKGTEQRGRAGRRAGGRPDHGHLYGGRPGPVTVRAP; from the coding sequence ATGACCGCCGCGAGGACCGCGGGAATCCGCTGGGGCGATGTGGTGCTGTCCGCCGTCGCCGCGGTCAGTTGGGCGTTCCTGGCGATGGCCGGGGTGGCCGCGCTCGGACTGCACCTGCTGGGCGCCGACTCGGCGGCGTCGCTCGGGCCGCTGACGGCCGCGGCGGTGGTGCTGGCCGTGGGCGGCTCGGTGACACCGTCGGGCGATGTGAGCGCCTTCGGGCTGGACGGGCAGGCCGCCCGGTCCGCCGTCGACCTCGCCCCGTTGGGCGTGGGACTGGTGGGCGCCCTGGTGCTGGGGTGGGTGTTCGCCCGCTCGCTGCGCCGGGCCGGCGCGACGGTCGGGTGGGGCGAACTGACCGCCCGAATCGGGGCCACGGCAGGGCTGTTCGTCGCCCTGCTGGCGTTCCTGGCCTGGGCCGGACACGACTCCGTGACGATCGACGGCAAGACGCTGGCCGGACTGGGCGGGCTGATCGGCGGCGGGGGCGGCGGCTCGGGCGGCGGCAGCGGCGACGGCGGACTGCTGGACCGGCTGCGCGACGGCCTGGGGGACCTCGGGATCGGCGACGGCGGCAACGGCAACGGCGGGCTGTCCGGTCAGATCGCCGATCTCATCGGCGCCAAGGCGTCCGTCGGGTTCGCGGTGGACACCGGCGCCTCCCTCGCCGGCGGCGCCGTGTGGGTACTGGGGGTACTGGTCATCACGGTGCTGGCGGCCCGGCGGGCACCGCTGCCCCGTGCGCTGGAGGCGGCCCACCGCTTCGTACGGCCCGCGGCGTCGGCGCTGGTCACGGTGGCACTGGTCGCGGTGGCCGCGGGCCTGGCGGCAGCCGGGTACGCGGCCGTCGGCGACGACCATCCGGGGCGCGTGCTGGGCGCGGCGCTGCTCGCCGCCCCGAACGGCGTCTGGCTCGGCATTCCGCTCGGCCTGTTCGTCCCCTGGCACGGCAGCGCGTCCGGCGTCCTCACCCGGTTCCTGCCCGACCCCGTGGACCGGCTGCTCGACGGGCGGAACGACATCCAGCTCACCGTCGGACGGCTCGCCGAACTGGACGGCCGGGTGTGGCTGCTGCCGGTGGCCGCCGCGCTGCTGATGCTGCTCGCGGGCGTGCTCACAGCGGTCCGTACGCCGCGGGAGGGCACCCGGACGCTGCCGTTCGCCCTGCGGTGCGCGGCCGGACTGGGCGGGCTGACGGCGCTGACGCTGCCGCTGTGGGTCCACCTGACCGGTGTCTCGGCCGACGCGAGCCTGTCCGTCTTCGGGTTCGACGCCTTCGGCGCGGGTCTGGAGCTGCGCGGGAGCGTGCCGGCGGCGTTCGCGCTGGGGGCGGTGTGGGGTGCGGCGGCGGGCCTGGTGGGCGGGCTGCTGGCGTGCGCCACCGGGGCCGCGGGGCGGCGGGCGGTACGGCTGCCCGGAGATGCGGGGCTGTCGGGGGACGCCGGGGGGCGTGGGGCCCGTACGCACGAATCCCGTACGCACGATCCTCGCACCCAGGACGCTCGTATGCAGGATTACGCACGTACGCAGGACTACGGGCGTACGCACGGACGTATGCAGGAGCACGGGCGTCCCGGCGGCCCCCAGGACTACCCCGACGCCGCCTACCGGCCCGGCCCGTACACCCCCTCCCCCGCCTACCGGCCCCCGCACGCCGACACCAACCCGTACATGCGCCCGCCGCAGGAGCCGAAGCCGCCCGGAGCGTCCCCCGACGGGCCGCCCCGTCCGGCGAGCCGCGCAGGCAGAGCTGGCCGACGCCACCGCCGGGGCCCCTCCCGGAGACCCAGACCTGGCCGCCACCGCCGGAGCAACCCCCGCACACCCGGGACTGGAACCCGCCGCCCGCCGGGCACGCGGCACCGACGGCCCGCCGCCCCGGGAGCAGGCCGCCGCAGGCCCCTCCGCCGCCCGAGTCGCACCCCACGGTGGGCGACGGACACCGGCCGCCGCCTCCCCCGCGTCCCCCGGTGCCGCCGAAGCCGCGCGGCACACCGCGGCAGCGGCCCGAGGGGACGCCCGAGAGGCCGCCTCAAGAACCACCCCAAGGCCCGCCACCACCCGGGCAGCCAGGAGAAGGGCACTGAGCAGCGAGGCCGGGCCGGGCGCCGAGCAGGGGGCCGTCCGGACCACGGACACCTGTACGGCGGCCGGCCCGGGCCGGTTACCGTAAGAGCACCATGA
- a CDS encoding FHA domain-containing protein encodes MGHGVPELVLELNGRTWTLDPSRSYSLGRDPQGDMVLDDARVSWRHATVRWGGRSWVIEDQGSTNGTYVQGQRIHQMEIGPGSAVHLGNATDGPRLTLSGSAAPAGVHGAQTAMAAPQAARPAPQQQGAPGWAAPPQAQQPPVRQAPAHQAPAHQPPAHQAPPHQAPAHQAPHQPPAHQVPQQQAWSRQPQAPYAQQPPQGGPAVSQQPPASQQPPGERSRAAAPPVYGDRSPTTFHRLDLGRVMRIGRALENELVVSDLQVSRHHAEFRATPDGRFEIHDLGSHNGTYINGQPVPKSGKAPVGPNDIIGVGHSTFRLVGDRLEEFVDTGEVSFSARHLTVTVDGGKQILKDVSFGVPEKSLVAVIGPSGSGKSTLLKALTGYRPADQGDVLYDNRNLYKQFAELRQRIGLVPQDDILHKELTVQKALKYAAKLRFPGDTAEAERTARIDEVLRELKLDIHKDKKVTALSGGQRKRVSVALELLTKPSLIFLDEPTSGLDPGMDRDVMQLLRGLADDGRTVLVVTHSVAELALCDKLLVMAPGGGVAYFGPPEEALNFFQYDSWADVFSAFENYRDYDWMGRWRGSPHYQMYAADIDAVAPQSVSVQAPPARMQKSQSWGSQLWTLMRRYVSVLASDRGFLGLMLILPAVLGVVSTLIPSDFGLGYGPKGPNRDASTILLILAVGMCFSGAANSVRELIKERVIYERERATGLSRSAYLMSKVIVLGVATAFQGVIIAAIGFTPRKMPTEGVLLKDLPAVEMTLAIIALGFTSMMFGLLISSLVRTAEKTMPLLVMFAIVQVVFTGVLFKLFDTVGVAQVAWLMPSRWAVAAMGATADLNTLVPWEAGNPDPLWKHGASVYAMDMIILIALGVAFGVAVVRLLRRHEPEVMRK; translated from the coding sequence ATGGGGCATGGAGTGCCTGAACTCGTACTCGAATTGAACGGACGGACCTGGACGCTCGACCCGTCCCGGTCCTACAGCCTGGGCCGTGATCCGCAGGGCGACATGGTGCTGGACGACGCCAGGGTCTCCTGGCGGCACGCCACCGTGCGCTGGGGCGGGCGCAGTTGGGTCATCGAAGACCAGGGCAGCACCAACGGCACGTACGTCCAGGGGCAGCGGATCCACCAGATGGAGATCGGCCCCGGCTCCGCGGTGCATCTCGGCAACGCCACCGACGGCCCGCGGCTGACCCTGTCCGGCAGTGCCGCGCCGGCCGGTGTGCACGGCGCGCAGACCGCGATGGCTGCGCCGCAGGCCGCCAGGCCCGCGCCGCAGCAACAGGGCGCGCCGGGCTGGGCCGCGCCGCCGCAGGCCCAGCAGCCGCCGGTCCGCCAGGCACCCGCCCACCAGGCACCGGCCCACCAGCCCCCGGCGCATCAGGCACCTCCCCACCAGGCACCCGCCCACCAGGCACCGCACCAGCCCCCGGCCCACCAGGTGCCGCAGCAACAGGCTTGGAGCCGGCAGCCGCAGGCTCCGTACGCCCAGCAGCCCCCGCAGGGCGGGCCCGCAGTGTCCCAGCAGCCCCCCGCGTCCCAGCAGCCCCCCGGTGAGCGGTCCCGCGCCGCCGCCCCGCCGGTCTACGGCGACCGCAGCCCGACCACGTTCCACCGCCTCGACCTCGGCCGCGTGATGCGCATCGGCCGCGCGCTGGAGAACGAGCTGGTCGTCTCCGACCTCCAGGTCTCCCGGCACCACGCCGAGTTCCGGGCCACGCCCGACGGCCGCTTCGAGATCCACGACCTCGGCAGCCACAACGGTACGTACATCAACGGCCAGCCGGTCCCCAAGTCCGGCAAGGCGCCGGTCGGCCCGAACGACATCATCGGCGTCGGCCACTCCACGTTCCGGCTGGTCGGCGACCGGCTGGAGGAGTTCGTCGACACCGGTGAGGTGTCCTTCTCCGCCCGCCATCTGACCGTCACGGTCGACGGCGGCAAGCAGATCCTCAAGGACGTCTCCTTCGGCGTCCCGGAGAAGTCGCTGGTCGCGGTGATCGGCCCGTCCGGGTCCGGCAAGTCCACCCTGCTCAAGGCGCTGACCGGCTACCGGCCCGCCGACCAGGGCGACGTCCTGTACGACAACCGCAACCTCTACAAGCAGTTCGCCGAGCTGCGTCAGCGCATCGGCCTGGTCCCGCAGGACGACATCCTCCACAAGGAGCTGACCGTCCAGAAGGCCCTCAAGTACGCGGCCAAGCTGCGCTTCCCCGGCGACACCGCCGAGGCCGAGCGCACGGCCCGGATCGACGAGGTGCTGCGCGAGCTCAAGCTCGACATCCACAAGGACAAGAAGGTCACCGCCCTCTCCGGCGGCCAGCGCAAGCGCGTCTCGGTCGCCCTGGAGCTGCTGACCAAGCCGTCGCTGATATTCCTGGACGAGCCCACCTCCGGCCTGGACCCGGGCATGGACCGCGACGTCATGCAGTTGCTGCGCGGCCTCGCCGACGACGGCCGTACGGTCCTGGTGGTCACCCACTCCGTCGCCGAGCTGGCACTGTGCGACAAGCTGCTGGTGATGGCGCCGGGCGGCGGCGTGGCCTACTTCGGCCCGCCGGAGGAGGCGCTGAACTTCTTCCAGTACGACTCCTGGGCGGACGTCTTCTCCGCCTTCGAGAACTACCGCGACTACGACTGGATGGGACGCTGGCGCGGCTCCCCGCACTACCAGATGTACGCTGCGGACATCGACGCCGTCGCCCCGCAGTCGGTGTCCGTCCAGGCACCCCCGGCCCGGATGCAGAAGTCGCAGAGCTGGGGCTCACAACTGTGGACCCTGATGCGGCGCTATGTCTCCGTGCTCGCCTCCGACCGCGGCTTCCTCGGCCTGATGCTGATCCTGCCCGCGGTGCTCGGCGTGGTCTCCACCCTCATCCCCAGCGACTTCGGCCTGGGCTACGGCCCCAAGGGCCCCAACCGCGACGCCAGCACCATCCTGCTGATCCTCGCGGTCGGCATGTGCTTCTCGGGCGCCGCCAACTCGGTCCGTGAGCTGATCAAGGAGCGGGTGATCTACGAGCGGGAACGGGCCACCGGCCTGTCGCGCTCCGCGTACCTGATGTCCAAGGTGATCGTGCTCGGCGTGGCGACCGCCTTCCAGGGCGTGATCATCGCGGCGATCGGCTTCACCCCGCGCAAGATGCCCACCGAGGGCGTGCTGCTCAAGGACCTGCCCGCCGTCGAGATGACGCTGGCGATCATCGCCCTCGGCTTCACCTCGATGATGTTCGGCCTGCTCATCTCGTCGCTGGTCAGGACCGCCGAGAAGACCATGCCGCTGCTGGTCATGTTCGCCATCGTCCAGGTGGTCTTCACCGGAGTGCTCTTCAAGCTGTTCGACACGGTCGGTGTCGCCCAGGTGGCCTGGCTGATGCCGTCGCGCTGGGCCGTGGCCGCGATGGGCGCGACCGCCGACCTGAACACGCTGGTGCCGTGGGAGGCGGGCAACCCCGACCCGCTGTGGAAGCACGGGGCGAGCGTCTACGCGATGGACATGATCATCCTGATCGCGCTCGGCGTGGCCTTCGGCGTCGCGGTGGTCCGGCTGCTGCGCCGGCACGAGCCGGAGGTCATGCGCAAGTAG